The Candidatus Binataceae bacterium genome window below encodes:
- a CDS encoding ABC transporter permease, protein MGQAFKRFLAQLGDIGLLTRECIRQAFTRPFEGGLLIEQLDSVGVRSLNVVNLTAIFTGMVLALQMGQFLARFGAKIYISRIMGLSLFREMGPVLTALMIGARVGAGITAELGSMKVTEQIDAMRALATSPVKKLVVPRVLATVLMLPVLTIISDAIGLVGGLIIAVTQLGLGAGYFFTSLVNNTRLGDLTSGLGKAVFFGYLIAIIACSKGLGATGGADGVGRATTSAVVAASIGVLVSDFFLTKLFMAVG, encoded by the coding sequence ATGGGTCAGGCGTTCAAGCGTTTCCTCGCACAACTCGGCGACATCGGTCTGCTGACTCGCGAATGCATCCGCCAGGCGTTCACCCGCCCGTTCGAGGGCGGTCTGCTGATCGAACAACTCGACAGCGTCGGCGTGCGCTCGCTCAACGTCGTCAATCTTACCGCAATCTTCACCGGCATGGTGCTGGCGCTGCAGATGGGACAGTTTCTCGCCCGCTTCGGCGCCAAGATCTATATCAGCCGTATCATGGGGCTGTCTCTGTTCCGCGAGATGGGCCCGGTGTTGACCGCGCTGATGATCGGCGCGCGCGTCGGCGCCGGCATCACCGCGGAACTCGGCAGCATGAAGGTCACCGAGCAGATCGACGCGATGCGGGCGCTCGCGACCAGCCCGGTCAAGAAGCTGGTGGTGCCGCGGGTGCTGGCCACGGTGCTGATGCTGCCCGTGCTGACGATCATCTCGGATGCGATTGGGCTCGTCGGCGGGCTCATAATCGCGGTGACCCAGCTCGGGCTCGGCGCTGGATATTTTTTCACCTCACTGGTGAACAACACGCGGCTGGGCGATCTGACGAGCGGTCTTGGCAAGGCAGTGTTCTTCGGCTACCTGATCGCGATCATCGCATGCAGCAAGGGGCTCGGCGCGACCGGTGGCGCCGACGGCGTGGGGCGCGCCACGACCTCGGCGGTGGTGGCGGCGTCGATCGGCGTGCTGGTGTCGGATTTCTTCCTCACCAAGCTGTTCATGGCGGTCGGATGA
- a CDS encoding ABC transporter ATP-binding protein: protein MTGARPYISVRGLSKTFNGKAVLRGVDFDVREGETLVVLGGSGQGKSVILRHINGLVAPDEGEVWIDGRSLSGLSENQLYDVRRKVAMVFQLGALFDSQTVYGNVSYPLREHATLSEPQIAARVAELLAMVDLKGTERLYPAELSGGMKKRVALARALALEPRAVLYDEPTTGLDPIVTMHINELIRRMQRQLGFTSVVVTHDLKSAFTVGDRFALLDNGRIRFSGTAEEARTTRDELMQEFLKAAF, encoded by the coding sequence ATGACGGGTGCTCGTCCCTACATAAGCGTGCGGGGGCTGTCCAAGACCTTCAACGGCAAGGCCGTGCTCCGCGGCGTCGACTTCGACGTTCGCGAGGGCGAGACGCTGGTGGTGCTGGGCGGCAGCGGTCAGGGCAAAAGCGTCATTCTGCGCCATATAAACGGACTGGTCGCGCCGGACGAGGGCGAAGTCTGGATCGACGGGCGCTCGCTCAGTGGGCTCAGTGAAAATCAGCTCTACGACGTCCGCCGCAAGGTGGCGATGGTGTTTCAGCTCGGGGCGCTGTTCGATTCGCAGACCGTATACGGCAATGTCAGCTACCCGCTGCGCGAGCACGCGACGCTTAGCGAGCCGCAGATCGCCGCGCGCGTGGCCGAGCTGCTCGCGATGGTCGATCTGAAGGGCACCGAGCGGCTTTACCCCGCGGAGCTCTCGGGCGGTATGAAGAAGCGCGTGGCGCTCGCCCGCGCGCTCGCGCTCGAGCCGCGCGCCGTGCTCTACGACGAACCGACCACCGGCCTCGATCCGATCGTCACGATGCATATAAACGAGCTGATCCGCAGGATGCAGCGGCAGCTCGGTTTCACCTCGGTGGTGGTGACGCACGATCTCAAGAGCGCATTCACCGTGGGCGACCGCTTCGCGCTGCTCGATAACGGACGGATCCGGTTTAGCGGGACGGCCGAGGAAGCGCGCACGACGCGCGACGAACTGATGCAGGAGTTTCTCAAGGCCGCGTTCTAG
- a CDS encoding MlaD family protein: MAEQSSHSLRVGIVMIVGMAILAAAIFSIGGGLRWLAGSEELTTHFQRVNGLQVGAPVYLSGVNIGSVASIQFPPDRRANYVVVRMRIEANAVARVRMDSVAKIESLGLLGDKFLLLTAGSANAPSVEPEALVHSQDPVNYAALLQARGTGDLVANVLAISNAMRQLLDTVNQGNGILAELIRGPANPREKTLTLASIRDTVDTLQQLSAKLDLAVDRINNGEGVLGAILSPRNNGRRMVADVTDAAASMRTAAANFQQSSTEMHDLVERMDHARGLLPQLMQDQEYASRVMRNLDRSSNDLRDVLDKIDSRQGTLGLLVNDPSLYNKTTNLVSASGWGFSLFRGAYSLTHPFGTTASPSYAPVLAAPGSDTPAYSPADGAVPPAGTAPPATGAAGPAPASAPPSN, translated from the coding sequence ATGGCGGAACAGAGCAGTCATTCCTTGCGGGTGGGAATCGTGATGATCGTCGGGATGGCGATCCTGGCGGCGGCGATCTTTTCGATTGGCGGAGGGCTGCGATGGCTCGCCGGCAGCGAGGAGCTGACGACGCATTTCCAGCGCGTCAACGGTCTGCAGGTCGGCGCGCCGGTTTATCTCTCGGGCGTCAATATCGGTTCGGTCGCGTCGATCCAGTTCCCCCCAGACCGGCGCGCCAACTATGTCGTCGTGCGCATGCGGATCGAAGCCAACGCGGTCGCGCGCGTGCGCATGGACTCGGTGGCCAAAATCGAATCGTTGGGATTGCTCGGCGACAAGTTTCTGCTGCTGACCGCCGGCTCCGCCAACGCTCCGTCGGTCGAGCCTGAAGCGCTGGTCCATAGCCAGGACCCTGTCAACTATGCCGCTTTGCTGCAGGCGCGCGGCACCGGCGACCTGGTCGCCAATGTCCTCGCGATCTCGAACGCGATGCGGCAGTTGCTCGATACGGTCAACCAGGGCAACGGAATTCTCGCCGAACTGATCCGGGGCCCCGCCAATCCGCGGGAAAAGACGCTCACCCTCGCCTCGATCCGGGATACGGTCGATACCCTTCAGCAGCTGAGCGCCAAACTCGACCTCGCGGTCGATCGTATCAACAACGGCGAAGGCGTGCTCGGCGCGATCCTGAGTCCGCGCAACAACGGCAGGCGCATGGTGGCGGACGTAACCGATGCCGCTGCGTCGATGCGCACGGCGGCGGCAAACTTTCAGCAATCATCAACCGAGATGCACGACCTGGTGGAGCGGATGGACCATGCCCGCGGCCTGCTGCCGCAACTAATGCAGGATCAGGAGTACGCAAGCCGCGTAATGCGCAACCTGGACCGCTCTTCGAACGACTTGCGCGACGTGCTCGACAAGATCGACAGCCGCCAGGGCACGCTCGGCCTGCTGGTCAACGATCCATCGCTCTACAACAAAACCACCAACCTGGTGAGCGCGAGCGGATGGGGGTTCTCGCTGTTTCGGGGCGCCTACAGCCTGACACATCCGTTCGGCACGACGGCCTCTCCGAGCTATGCGCCCGTGCTGGCCGCGCCGGGCAGTGACACTCCGGCCTACAGCCCAGCGGACGGCGCAGTGCCGCCAGCGGGCACTGCGCCGCCCGCCACTGGCGCGGCAGGCCCCGCTCCGGCATCCGCGCCGCCGTCGAACTGA